From one Desulfobaculum xiamenense genomic stretch:
- a CDS encoding DegT/DnrJ/EryC1/StrS family aminotransferase, which produces MRVPFLDLAAQHAPLAGDILAAWRGVLEAGAFVGGEHVEAFEREFAMACGTRHCVAVGSGTDALRFAFMALGLAPGDEVIVPPMTFIATAEAVTQAGGRPVFADLDPATHTLDPARFEAAITPKTRGVVPVHLYGQPADMEPILDVAGRRGLWVVEDAAQAHLATYRGRMAGSMGHAAAFSFYPGKNLGACGEAGAVTTDDARVAAAVRVLRDHGQATKNVHEREGYNGRCDALQAAALRVKLPRLAAWNAKRAELAVRYGELLAAVPGVDVSTEAEGRSSSWHLYPVFVEHRDRVREFMTRMGVGTGVHYPVPLHLMPPYAHLGHREGDFPVAEDCARRVLTLPLYPEMNEAQVAIVVEALSRAVAAAAR; this is translated from the coding sequence ATGCGCGTGCCGTTTTTGGACCTCGCGGCGCAGCATGCCCCGCTGGCCGGGGACATCCTCGCGGCGTGGCGCGGCGTGCTGGAGGCCGGGGCCTTCGTGGGCGGGGAGCACGTGGAGGCCTTTGAGCGCGAGTTCGCCATGGCTTGCGGTACGCGGCACTGCGTGGCCGTGGGCAGCGGCACGGACGCGCTGCGCTTCGCGTTCATGGCTCTTGGCCTTGCGCCGGGGGACGAGGTCATCGTTCCGCCCATGACGTTCATCGCCACGGCGGAGGCCGTGACGCAGGCCGGAGGACGGCCCGTGTTCGCGGACCTCGACCCCGCGACGCATACCCTCGACCCCGCGCGCTTCGAGGCGGCCATCACCCCGAAAACGCGCGGCGTGGTGCCCGTGCATCTCTACGGTCAGCCTGCGGATATGGAGCCGATCCTCGACGTGGCAGGGCGGCGCGGGCTGTGGGTGGTGGAGGACGCGGCGCAGGCGCACCTGGCCACCTATCGCGGACGCATGGCCGGGAGCATGGGCCATGCGGCGGCGTTCTCCTTCTATCCCGGCAAGAATCTCGGGGCCTGCGGCGAGGCCGGGGCCGTGACCACGGACGATGCCCGTGTGGCCGCCGCCGTGCGCGTGCTGCGCGACCACGGACAGGCGACCAAGAACGTGCACGAGCGCGAGGGCTATAACGGCCGTTGCGACGCGCTTCAGGCCGCGGCCCTTCGGGTGAAGCTGCCCCGGCTGGCGGCCTGGAACGCGAAACGTGCCGAGCTTGCCGTGCGTTATGGCGAGCTTCTGGCCGCAGTGCCGGGGGTGGACGTTTCCACCGAGGCCGAGGGGCGTTCGTCGAGCTGGCATCTGTATCCGGTCTTCGTGGAGCACCGCGACCGCGTGCGGGAATTCATGACGCGCATGGGCGTGGGCACCGGGGTGCACTATCCCGTGCCGCTGCACCTCATGCCGCCGTACGCGCACCTTGGGCATCGGGAGGGCGATTTCCCCGTGGCCGAGGACTGCGCCCGGCGGGTGCTGACCCTTCCGCTGTATCCGGAAATGAACGAGGCGCAGGTGGCGATCGTGGTGGAGGCCCTGTCGCGGGCCGTGGCCGCCGCCGCGAGGTGA
- a CDS encoding dTDP-glucose 4,6-dehydratase: MELEGRQCLVTGGAGFIGSHLVDALLERGARVRVLDDFSNGSAENLGTQAGRAGLEIARGSVVDPFDVRRAVDGVQVVFHLACLGVRHSLAHPFANHRVNAEGTLLLLEAARRAGCARFVHCSSSEIYGSARSVPMSEAHSARPRTVYGASKLAGEASARAYHSAYGLPVAVVRPFNAYGPRSHHAGDAGEVIPKSIVRAMAGLDVTVHGDGTQTRDFTYVTDVAEALALAAECDACVGLTLNVGSGREMAIGELCARVVRAVGNPEAVVAHTRERPGDVLRLLADASRFRSLTGWEPKVSFGEGLSRTVEWFARHPAGAEALARQAPERNWEEW, encoded by the coding sequence ATGGAACTGGAAGGACGGCAGTGCCTCGTCACGGGCGGGGCGGGATTTATCGGCTCGCATCTGGTGGACGCGCTGTTGGAGCGCGGAGCGAGGGTGCGCGTGCTGGACGACTTTTCCAACGGCAGCGCGGAGAACCTCGGCACGCAGGCCGGACGCGCCGGGCTTGAGATTGCTCGGGGTAGCGTGGTGGACCCCTTCGACGTGCGCCGCGCCGTGGACGGGGTGCAGGTCGTTTTTCATCTCGCCTGCCTCGGGGTACGGCATTCGCTGGCCCATCCCTTCGCCAACCATCGCGTCAACGCCGAAGGCACGCTGTTGCTGCTTGAGGCCGCGCGGCGGGCTGGTTGCGCGCGCTTCGTGCACTGCTCCTCGTCCGAGATTTACGGCAGCGCGCGAAGCGTGCCCATGAGCGAGGCCCACTCCGCGCGACCGCGTACGGTGTATGGCGCATCCAAGCTGGCGGGTGAGGCCAGCGCACGGGCCTACCATTCTGCTTACGGCCTGCCGGTGGCCGTGGTGCGGCCCTTCAATGCCTATGGTCCGCGCTCGCACCACGCCGGGGACGCCGGGGAGGTCATCCCCAAGTCCATCGTGCGGGCCATGGCTGGGCTGGACGTCACCGTGCATGGCGACGGCACCCAGACGCGCGACTTTACCTATGTGACCGACGTGGCCGAGGCGCTGGCCCTTGCGGCGGAATGCGACGCCTGCGTCGGGCTGACGCTCAACGTGGGCAGCGGACGGGAAATGGCCATTGGCGAACTGTGCGCGCGCGTGGTGCGGGCCGTGGGCAATCCCGAGGCCGTGGTGGCCCACACGCGCGAGCGCCCCGGCGATGTGCTCCGCCTGCTGGCCGACGCCTCGCGCTTCCGGTCCCTGACGGGGTGGGAGCCGAAGGTGAGCTTCGGCGAGGGGCTTTCGCGTACCGTGGAATGGTTCGCTCGGCATCCTGCCGGGGCCGAGGCGCTGGCGCGGCAGGCTCCGGAACGCAACTGGGAGGAATGGTGA
- a CDS encoding DegT/DnrJ/EryC1/StrS family aminotransferase → MIPVARPWLGEEEAAAAREAILSGWVTQGPRVVAFEGAFAERCGATHACAVSSCTTALHMALLAVGVRPGDVVVTVSHSFIATANAVRHCGAEPAFVDVEPETFNMSPEALERFLEEDCALRDGVLRHDFATRGGLPSESPLWACGGGRAGRVAAVLPVHQLGMPCDMTRILAIAGRFGLPVVEDAAGAAGSALSVDGGASFAPVGRPHGAAACFSFHPRKILTTGDGGMLTTADAALDAAFRLYRQHGMSVSDAVRHSARRVTIESYVTTGYNYRMTDIQAAVGVVQLGRLDDMIEGRRRLRALYEQALSGVGWLRLPCEPRHARWNVMSYPVRLMPDAPVGRDEFMQRLLDRGVASRPGVMNAHAEPPYRTGLRLPHSEDARERVVLLPMFNGMSEADVETVAREVRGVG, encoded by the coding sequence ATGATACCCGTTGCCAGACCATGGCTTGGCGAGGAGGAGGCGGCCGCCGCCCGCGAGGCGATCCTGTCCGGATGGGTGACGCAGGGGCCGAGGGTTGTGGCCTTCGAGGGGGCCTTTGCTGAGCGCTGTGGGGCCACGCATGCCTGCGCGGTATCCAGCTGCACCACGGCGCTACATATGGCGCTTCTGGCCGTTGGCGTGCGGCCCGGCGACGTCGTCGTCACCGTGAGCCATAGCTTCATCGCCACGGCCAACGCGGTGCGCCACTGCGGCGCGGAACCGGCCTTCGTGGACGTGGAGCCGGAGACCTTCAACATGTCGCCCGAGGCCCTTGAGCGCTTTCTGGAGGAGGACTGCGCCCTGCGCGACGGCGTGCTGCGACACGATTTCGCCACGCGCGGCGGGCTGCCGTCCGAAAGCCCGCTCTGGGCCTGCGGGGGTGGGCGCGCCGGGCGGGTGGCGGCTGTGCTGCCCGTGCACCAGCTTGGCATGCCCTGCGACATGACGCGCATCCTCGCCATCGCCGGGCGCTTCGGGCTGCCCGTGGTGGAGGACGCGGCCGGCGCGGCGGGAAGCGCCCTGTCCGTGGACGGCGGAGCGAGCTTCGCCCCTGTGGGCAGGCCCCACGGCGCGGCGGCGTGCTTTTCCTTCCATCCGCGCAAGATTCTCACCACCGGCGACGGCGGCATGCTGACCACGGCGGACGCGGCCTTGGACGCGGCCTTCCGACTGTACCGCCAGCACGGCATGAGCGTGTCCGACGCGGTGCGCCACAGCGCGCGCAGGGTGACCATCGAGTCCTACGTCACCACCGGCTACAACTACCGCATGACGGACATTCAGGCCGCCGTGGGCGTGGTGCAGCTCGGCAGGCTGGATGACATGATCGAGGGGCGTCGGCGTCTGCGCGCCCTGTACGAGCAGGCGCTTTCCGGTGTTGGCTGGCTGCGTCTGCCCTGCGAGCCGCGCCACGCCCGTTGGAACGTCATGAGCTATCCGGTGCGCCTCATGCCGGACGCTCCCGTCGGGCGCGACGAGTTCATGCAGCGCCTGCTGGACCGTGGGGTCGCCTCGCGGCCCGGGGTCATGAACGCCCACGCGGAGCCGCCCTACCGCACGGGGCTTCGCCTCCCGCATTCCGAGGATGCGCGGGAGCGTGTGGTGCTTCTGCCCATGTTCAACGGCATGAGCGAGGCGGACGTGGAGACCGTGGCGCGGGAGGTGCGCGGTGTCGGATGA
- a CDS encoding NeuD/PglB/VioB family sugar acetyltransferase gives MSDDVLLFPFGGNAREALACMLGPGAVARPAGFVDDDPDTHERECCGVPVLGGREWLSRMPYVRVLAVPGSPATYRKRADIIDGLGLARGRFATLVHAHASVARDVELGVNTLVMPGAFVGPGAVVGDHCLIMAGAVVSHDTRVGAYSIVAAGAVLAGFVTVGRGCYLGAGCRLREGVQVGDGALVGMGAVVLADVPPDETWAGIPARRLAEADA, from the coding sequence GTGTCGGATGACGTGCTGCTTTTCCCCTTCGGCGGCAACGCGCGCGAGGCGCTGGCCTGCATGCTGGGACCGGGGGCGGTGGCGCGCCCGGCGGGCTTCGTGGACGATGACCCCGACACCCACGAGCGCGAGTGCTGCGGCGTGCCGGTTCTCGGCGGGCGGGAGTGGCTGTCGCGCATGCCCTACGTGCGGGTGCTGGCGGTGCCGGGTAGCCCGGCCACCTATCGCAAGCGCGCTGACATCATCGACGGACTCGGCCTTGCGCGGGGGCGCTTCGCCACGCTGGTCCATGCCCACGCTAGCGTGGCGCGGGACGTGGAGCTTGGCGTCAACACGCTGGTCATGCCCGGGGCCTTTGTGGGGCCGGGGGCTGTTGTCGGCGACCACTGCCTGATCATGGCCGGGGCCGTGGTCTCGCATGATACGCGGGTGGGAGCGTATTCCATCGTCGCGGCCGGGGCGGTGCTGGCCGGGTTCGTGACTGTTGGGCGAGGCTGCTACCTCGGTGCGGGCTGCCGCCTGCGCGAGGGTGTGCAGGTGGGCGACGGGGCGCTGGTCGGCATGGGCGCGGTGGTCCTCGCCGACGTGCCGCCGGACGAGACATGGGCGGGCATCCCCGCCCGACGGCTGGCGGAGGCTGATGCATGA
- a CDS encoding glycosyltransferase family 2 protein, whose translation MRLSAVIPAYNEAANIPVTVPAVLGMLDAAAEGCSVEVVVVDDHSTDGTFGAVAALGDARVRCLRLSRRSGSHTALRAGLAHARGDAVFCIAADGQDDPAAMAEMVAKWRAGAQVVWALRERRDEGLARVLTARAFYLLLRLLTGGNGGIDLSRADFYLLDRAVVDAVRTCRERNTSLFGLLAWIGFAQDSVDYVRRPRVSGRSKWSLRTRWLLAKDWLIAFSGLPLKAATWLGLASSLAGFCHALWVVWLALGQGVRVEGWASLMVAVLVLGGAQLFMLGVFGEYLWRNLDEARGRPNWFIERDSAGEGGDVC comes from the coding sequence ATGAGACTTTCGGCGGTCATCCCGGCCTACAACGAGGCCGCGAACATTCCCGTCACCGTGCCCGCGGTGCTGGGGATGCTCGATGCCGCCGCCGAGGGCTGCTCTGTGGAGGTCGTGGTGGTGGACGACCACTCCACGGACGGCACCTTCGGGGCCGTGGCCGCCCTAGGCGACGCGCGGGTGCGTTGCCTGCGTCTGTCACGCCGCTCGGGCAGCCATACGGCGCTTCGGGCCGGGCTGGCCCATGCGCGGGGGGATGCGGTGTTCTGCATCGCGGCCGACGGGCAGGACGATCCGGCGGCCATGGCGGAGATGGTGGCCAAGTGGCGGGCTGGCGCGCAGGTGGTGTGGGCCCTTCGCGAGCGTCGCGACGAGGGCCTTGCGCGGGTGCTGACGGCGCGGGCGTTCTATCTGCTGCTGCGGCTTCTGACTGGTGGCAACGGCGGCATCGACCTCTCGCGGGCGGATTTCTACCTGCTGGACCGGGCCGTGGTGGACGCGGTGCGCACCTGCCGCGAGCGTAACACCTCGCTTTTCGGGCTGCTGGCGTGGATTGGCTTCGCGCAGGACAGCGTGGACTACGTGCGCAGGCCCCGCGTCAGCGGACGATCCAAGTGGAGCCTTCGCACGCGCTGGCTTCTGGCCAAGGACTGGCTCATCGCCTTTTCCGGCCTGCCGCTCAAGGCGGCCACGTGGCTGGGGCTCGCCTCGTCGCTGGCGGGATTCTGCCATGCGCTGTGGGTGGTGTGGCTGGCGCTCGGGCAGGGGGTGCGGGTGGAAGGCTGGGCGTCGCTCATGGTGGCGGTGCTGGTGCTTGGCGGAGCGCAGCTCTTCATGCTCGGCGTGTTCGGCGAATACTTGTGGCGCAACCTCGACGAGGCCCGTGGGCGGCCCAACTGGTTCATTGAGCGCGACAGCGCCGGGGAGGGCGGTGATGTCTGCTGA
- a CDS encoding methyltransferase domain-containing protein: MREELYDRLAEVEDTHWWFVARRELVREMLRGRCAAGACWALDLGCGTGGNLPLLAGLCGSAVGLDLCAHALSLARSRQPGALLVRGDAMRAASVFRPGSFDVLTMFNVLYHQWVADPEEVLAQGRELLRPGGALLVTEPAFACLMRGHDRAGMGQRRFTLPAMRSMLRRAGFVNLRGTYFNAAGLLPALVLALWDRLRGGDAPRTTAEISHPPRVVETLLGAAMGGERWLVRRGLSVPVGLTLLCVGERRR, from the coding sequence GTGAGGGAGGAGCTGTACGACCGGTTGGCCGAGGTGGAGGACACGCACTGGTGGTTCGTGGCGCGTCGGGAGTTGGTGCGCGAGATGCTTCGCGGGCGCTGCGCGGCCGGGGCCTGCTGGGCGTTGGACCTCGGCTGCGGCACCGGTGGAAATCTGCCCCTGCTGGCCGGTCTGTGCGGGAGCGCCGTGGGGCTGGACCTCTGTGCCCATGCCCTGTCGCTGGCGCGTTCGCGTCAGCCGGGCGCGCTCCTCGTGCGTGGGGACGCCATGCGTGCGGCGTCGGTGTTTCGGCCCGGCAGCTTCGACGTGCTGACCATGTTCAACGTGCTCTATCACCAGTGGGTGGCCGACCCGGAAGAGGTCCTCGCGCAGGGGCGCGAACTGCTACGCCCCGGCGGCGCGCTGCTGGTGACGGAACCGGCCTTCGCCTGTCTCATGCGCGGGCACGATCGGGCGGGCATGGGCCAGCGGCGCTTCACCCTGCCCGCCATGCGCTCCATGCTGCGCCGGGCCGGGTTCGTGAATCTGCGCGGCACCTATTTCAACGCCGCCGGGCTTCTGCCCGCTCTCGTCCTCGCCTTGTGGGACCGCCTGCGCGGTGGAGACGCCCCCCGGACCACCGCCGAAATTTCGCACCCGCCGCGAGTGGTGGAGACGCTTCTGGGCGCGGCCATGGGCGGGGAGCGCTGGCTGGTGCGCCGGGGCCTGTCCGTGCCCGTGGGGCTGACGCTTCTGTGCGTGGGCGAGAGGCGGCGATGA
- the asnB gene encoding asparagine synthase (glutamine-hydrolyzing) yields MCGIAGYVGGSGIPRERMLAALATLTHRGPDAQGLWTAHEVGLGHRRLAVIDLSDAGVQPMRLGHLTIVFNGEIYNYIELRHELRELGHTFRTGTDTEVLLAAYAQWGRDCLPRLNGMWAFALWDESERQLICARDRIGVKPLVYARRGDTLVFASEAKAILAMLDAPVAVNTAEVAAWLASGYSHSDDTWFDGIRKLPPGHWLAATPGPDGLRVDIRRWWHIPEETSAHATPQELRALLADAVCLRLRSDVPLGFHLSGGTDSSGVVALAACAGHAPHTFSGHFPDAPELDERPHVQAMRERLGLAHRETLITPEAWRRSLGELIRVMDHPEAGPGAVNQYLLNALMRENGVVVSLGGQGGDELFGGYWHHVPSHLRSLATRGMRGRLVRELAGLATSGTFLREALGAALRRLRGQHASHGLLAHDVAPATNSAHGWTRPEMGMAKRLRDDVLHYLPALLHVEDRTSMAWSIESRLPLLDYRLVEYVLARDSLDHIRGPRLKVVLRETLAPLLPPTITARCDKRGFNAPLGAWFAGPLADWTRRTLLGPDAIATGTLLDASVVAHALDTHAPPRRDNADAIWKALAIEAWLTAYRHRLLL; encoded by the coding sequence ATGTGTGGCATTGCGGGATACGTGGGCGGCTCCGGCATCCCCCGCGAGCGCATGCTCGCCGCGCTGGCGACACTGACGCATCGCGGCCCGGACGCGCAGGGCCTATGGACCGCCCACGAGGTGGGGCTGGGGCACAGGCGGCTGGCGGTCATCGACCTCTCCGACGCAGGCGTGCAGCCCATGCGCCTCGGCCATCTGACCATCGTCTTCAACGGCGAGATCTACAACTACATCGAACTGCGCCACGAACTGCGCGAGCTGGGGCACACCTTCCGTACCGGCACGGACACGGAGGTGCTGCTGGCGGCCTACGCCCAGTGGGGGCGCGACTGCCTGCCGCGCCTGAACGGCATGTGGGCCTTCGCCCTGTGGGACGAAAGCGAAAGGCAACTCATCTGCGCGCGGGACCGCATCGGCGTGAAGCCCCTCGTCTACGCGCGGCGCGGCGACACGCTCGTCTTCGCCAGCGAGGCCAAGGCCATCCTCGCCATGCTCGACGCGCCAGTGGCCGTCAACACCGCCGAGGTGGCGGCATGGCTTGCCAGCGGCTACTCCCACTCGGACGACACATGGTTCGACGGCATCCGAAAGCTCCCGCCCGGCCACTGGCTCGCGGCGACGCCCGGCCCGGACGGCCTGCGTGTGGACATCCGCCGCTGGTGGCACATCCCCGAGGAAACCAGTGCCCACGCCACCCCACAGGAACTGCGCGCCCTCCTCGCCGACGCCGTGTGCCTGCGCCTGCGAAGCGACGTGCCGCTCGGTTTCCACCTCTCGGGGGGGACGGATTCCTCGGGCGTGGTGGCCCTCGCGGCCTGCGCTGGGCACGCGCCGCATACCTTTTCCGGCCACTTCCCGGACGCGCCGGAGCTCGACGAACGCCCCCACGTGCAGGCCATGCGCGAACGCCTCGGCCTCGCCCACCGCGAAACCCTCATCACGCCCGAGGCATGGCGACGCAGCCTCGGCGAACTGATCCGGGTGATGGACCATCCCGAGGCCGGACCCGGCGCGGTGAACCAGTATCTGCTCAACGCGCTCATGCGGGAGAATGGGGTAGTGGTGTCGCTTGGCGGGCAGGGTGGGGACGAACTCTTCGGCGGCTACTGGCACCACGTGCCAAGCCACCTGCGAAGCCTCGCGACGCGGGGAATGCGCGGCCGCCTCGTCCGGGAACTGGCGGGCCTCGCCACAAGCGGAACCTTCCTGCGCGAGGCCCTTGGCGCGGCGCTTCGCCGTCTGCGCGGGCAACACGCCTCGCACGGACTGCTCGCGCACGATGTTGCTCCGGCGACGAACTCCGCCCATGGCTGGACGCGCCCGGAAATGGGCATGGCCAAACGCCTGCGAGACGACGTGCTGCACTATCTGCCCGCGCTGCTCCATGTGGAGGACCGCACGAGCATGGCGTGGTCCATCGAATCGCGCCTGCCGCTGCTGGACTATCGGCTGGTGGAATACGTCCTCGCCCGCGACTCATTGGACCACATTCGCGGGCCCAGACTGAAGGTCGTCCTGCGCGAGACCCTCGCCCCGCTCCTGCCGCCCACCATTACCGCGCGATGCGACAAGCGTGGCTTCAACGCGCCGCTTGGCGCATGGTTCGCGGGACCGCTGGCCGACTGGACGCGGCGAACGCTCCTCGGCCCGGACGCCATCGCGACCGGAACACTCCTCGACGCAAGCGTCGTGGCCCACGCACTCGACACCCACGCCCCGCCCCGGCGCGACAACGCCGACGCCATCTGGAAGGCGCTAGCCATCGAGGCGTGGCTTACGGCCTACCGTCACAGGCTCCTGCTCTAG
- a CDS encoding radical SAM protein produces MTHPNLPRLARAVWSDPQQAVRFARNRLASARYFVPGVLTAPPPSVVYVAVNSRCNLRCRMCDVGLGETDTPFHDKLAGPHRDMGIDEFRALVDSVCDHAPLVSLTSTEPLLWPHLEAALAHVASRDMHAAITTNGYLLPRMAAMLVRVGLRTLSVSLDGPPRIHNAVRGVADSFQHATEGIRLVQEEKARLGRTWPQITINCTITADSHAHIAALMPHLRSLRPDLVTVSHMNFVTDEQAEMHNRLFSRIGTSRPMCTAGVNPRDVDPGTLASQLAEMLAAPLDAPVLLTPPLTTSDDIAAYYREPFRHFGHRTCFIPWKHAQVLADGRLTVLTRCFDVSFGNVFETPLPILWNGDSMRTFRAALKAHGRFPACLRCCGLF; encoded by the coding sequence ATGACGCATCCGAACCTGCCCCGCCTCGCCCGCGCCGTGTGGAGCGACCCGCAACAGGCGGTGCGCTTCGCCAGAAACCGCCTCGCCAGCGCCCGGTACTTCGTGCCCGGCGTGCTCACGGCCCCGCCGCCAAGCGTGGTCTACGTGGCCGTCAATTCGCGCTGCAACCTGCGCTGCCGCATGTGCGACGTGGGGCTTGGCGAGACGGACACGCCCTTCCACGACAAACTCGCCGGACCGCACCGCGACATGGGCATCGACGAATTTCGCGCCCTCGTCGATTCGGTGTGCGACCACGCGCCGCTCGTCTCGCTGACGTCCACGGAACCGCTCCTGTGGCCGCATCTGGAAGCCGCCCTCGCCCACGTGGCCAGCCGCGACATGCACGCCGCCATCACCACCAACGGCTACCTGCTCCCGCGCATGGCGGCCATGCTCGTACGCGTGGGCCTGCGCACGCTCAGCGTGTCCCTCGACGGGCCGCCGCGCATCCACAACGCCGTGCGTGGCGTGGCGGATTCCTTCCAGCACGCAACGGAGGGCATCCGCCTCGTGCAGGAGGAAAAGGCCCGCCTCGGGCGCACGTGGCCGCAGATCACCATCAACTGCACCATCACCGCCGACAGCCACGCCCACATCGCCGCTCTGATGCCGCATCTGCGCTCCCTGCGTCCGGACCTCGTGACCGTGTCGCACATGAATTTCGTGACCGACGAACAGGCCGAAATGCACAACCGCCTCTTCTCGCGCATCGGGACCAGCCGCCCCATGTGCACGGCGGGCGTCAACCCGCGCGACGTGGACCCAGGCACCCTCGCCAGTCAGCTTGCCGAGATGCTCGCCGCGCCGCTCGACGCGCCGGTCCTCCTCACCCCACCACTGACGACGTCGGACGACATCGCCGCCTACTACCGCGAACCGTTCAGGCACTTCGGGCACCGGACCTGCTTCATACCGTGGAAGCATGCGCAGGTGCTGGCCGACGGGCGGCTCACCGTGCTCACGCGCTGCTTCGATGTCAGCTTCGGCAACGTGTTCGAAACCCCGCTGCCCATCCTGTGGAACGGCGACTCCATGCGCACGTTCCGGGCGGCACTCAAGGCGCACGGGCGGTTTCCGGCCTGCCTGCGCTGCTGCGGGTTGTTCTGA
- a CDS encoding D-glucuronyl C5-epimerase family protein codes for MILGFNASFDPGYAIALRPHDAPGYPLVADGLWGVTPSGHGLRLRMQNGALERHYPGIGWRVNPAHTAWWGLVNLTIGLSRGDAEALDRTRAAVAWLAANAREHNGFPAWTYDFDWSHMGMTLRAPWASALAQGLGASLLFRAARAAGMPDHTALAIRALDALRIDLREGGLRTELHGTLCFEEYPTPEPTVVLDGFLFALVACADLAHTTGDSSLLDDGIAGLARLLPVWDWRGRWSRYGAHGPLCSLEYHQLNHALLITLDAIAPGHGLGSVAEGWTRHRTSPALRAAILAAYYTTNVRHTLGPGGGLAAFALRKLREMRPPAAKEDIA; via the coding sequence ATGATTCTCGGCTTCAACGCGAGCTTCGACCCCGGCTACGCCATCGCCCTTCGCCCGCACGACGCGCCGGGCTACCCACTCGTGGCCGACGGCCTGTGGGGCGTGACCCCCTCGGGACACGGACTGCGACTTCGAATGCAAAACGGTGCTCTAGAGCGGCACTATCCCGGCATCGGCTGGCGGGTGAACCCGGCCCACACCGCATGGTGGGGCCTTGTAAACCTCACCATCGGACTTTCGCGGGGCGACGCCGAAGCCCTCGACCGCACCCGCGCCGCCGTGGCGTGGCTCGCCGCCAACGCCCGCGAGCACAACGGATTTCCCGCATGGACCTACGACTTCGACTGGTCACACATGGGCATGACGCTTCGCGCCCCGTGGGCCAGCGCACTGGCGCAGGGGCTGGGGGCGAGCCTACTTTTCCGCGCGGCGCGGGCTGCGGGCATGCCGGACCACACCGCGCTGGCCATCCGCGCCCTCGACGCCCTGCGCATCGACCTGCGCGAGGGCGGACTGCGGACCGAGCTGCACGGCACGCTCTGCTTCGAGGAATACCCCACCCCAGAGCCCACCGTGGTGCTCGACGGCTTTCTCTTCGCCCTCGTCGCCTGCGCGGACCTCGCCCACACCACGGGCGACAGCTCGCTACTCGACGATGGAATAGCAGGACTGGCGCGACTACTGCCGGTCTGGGACTGGCGCGGACGCTGGAGCCGCTACGGCGCGCACGGGCCGCTGTGTTCCCTCGAATACCACCAGTTGAACCACGCGCTTCTGATCACGCTGGACGCCATCGCTCCGGGCCACGGCCTTGGTTCCGTGGCCGAAGGCTGGACGCGCCACCGCACATCCCCGGCACTTCGCGCCGCCATCCTCGCCGCCTACTACACCACGAACGTCCGCCACACCCTCGGCCCCGGCGGAGGGCTTGCCGCCTTCGCCCTGCGCAAGCTGCGCGAAATGCGCCCCCCGGCCGCGAAGGAGGACATCGCATGA